A region of Plasmodium falciparum 3D7 genome assembly, chromosome: 12 DNA encodes the following proteins:
- a CDS encoding vacuolar protein sorting-associated protein 16, putative, translating to MNTNEWSTIDNTHYGKQKISNMLWSNDDILKDNVVCSGYLGLIAVLLNKDKLDNYKKEDNLKIYTNIGRLISSCRLNYDGLICFGWNKNNELVLLFKDNIVRVYSCFCEKIFVFSLDENIKNEGISYGSICEDGIIIITEKLNIYVNYGFSGTNCIKYPNVELKGKPYCVSHIDEDQLNDELNIEQNYFDTKPNNDILRLNIKNYITNTFEKKESTTQNLNSKNNVLIESKENYNIKWEQMQHNQMKQQSGARTENNGEKKNATNNINNNDNYYFNNKMHKRILIKTTAYDLNNKTDVDATEKIKTKEKQNKEKNDKKKKKNKTNNNNNNNNNNKELNIHLLITLCNGGFVLVNKYHYKYYDMDCSHPYINMSISKSGTILAFLADNGIIKIYLINNLNKCIEETVLDNKKTIKQIVWCGDDCLAVYIPMITPSNYIQHMLFIGGPQNQWIPYQYRHDLFLIGDLYGVKIISKEHFEYISRIRKSTFNIFSIGSCTPSAMLFYSYEKYKNGNICLDDEIRAFNNNLHIAIEECLNAATHEYDDNIINLLLKTCLFGKNFMKTNYDSKKYLLCCLFLRICMNVRKPPLDIFITAAELQYITIPTFVHYLAKRKEYFLAYRICEYAGIKTDNILIEWCKEKIEKSIELTDEQLCSAITEKIGNKKNMDYSFIAFMAAKCLRPQLATVIIQYEENKKKQIDMLLKLANYRLAIEKAILSKDIELVYMCIVNILNQEKLNANGEKELNTLLHVLNSNNNMGNMNSNNNNLNNNNNNNNNNNNNNNNNSNNSNSISMHASNCFYVYCKKTKQYNLLKEFYEKNGQHSQAAFVTLDLAFSKKNTEQKKTWLAYSAGFLTTDQMNSHIKFVHTSIMNNIDLLNYQKELEMKYNKKLVAGYPHKIQGLSLMKTVEYTLSIGEFLDADNIFKKFKISEPKFWRCKIHTLAKNKYFDELYNFANYRVSPIGMDYFIECVHEYGSKQLTVKLIEKNKDLNSQYKWYTKLNMKKEAEEVLKQLNSQKITSSIFQTITDAISNIR from the coding sequence atgaatacaaATGAATGGAGCACTATTGATAATACCCATTATgggaaacaaaaaattagTAACATGCTATGGagtaatgatgatatattaaaggATAATGTGGTTTGTTCCGGATATTTAGGGTTGATCGctgttttattaaataaagacaaattagataattataaaaaagaagataatttaaaaatttatacaaatattggTAGACTCATATCAAGTTGTCGATTAAATTATGATGGGTTAATATGTTTTGGatggaataaaaataacgaattagtattattatttaaagataACATTGTAAGAGTATATTCTTGTTTTTGTGaaaaaatttttgttttctcattagatgaaaatataaaaaatgaaggaATTTCATATGGTAGTATTTGTGAAGATggtattatcataattactgaaaaattaaacatatatgtaaattatgGATTTAGTGGTACCAACTGTATTAAATATCCTAATGTGGAATTAAAAGGAAAACCATATTGTGTTTCTCATATTGATGAAGATCAATTAAATGATGAATTAAATATtgaacaaaattattttgataCCAAAcctaataatgatatattacgattaaatataaaaaattacattaCAAAtacttttgaaaaaaaagaaagtacTACACAAAATTTGAATTCTAAAAATAATGTACTTATTGAAAGTAAAGAAAATTACAACATTAAATGGGAACAAATGCAACACAATCAAATGAAGCAACAAAGTGGAGCGCGCACAGAAAATaatggggaaaaaaaaaacgcaacaaataatattaataataatgacaattattattttaacaataaaatgcataaaagaattttaattaaaactACTGCAtatgatttaaataataaaacagatGTGGATGCcacagaaaaaataaaaacaaaagagaaacaaaataaggaaaaaaatgacaaaaaaaaaaaaaaaaataaaactaataataataataataataataataataataaagaattaaatatacatcTATTAATAACATTGTGTAATGGTGGTTTTGTGCTAGTTAATaaatatcattataaatattatgatatggATTGTTCACatccatatataaatatgtctATATCAAAATCAGGAACGATTTTAGCATTTTTAGCAGATAatggaataataaaaatttatttaattaataatttaaacaaATGTATTGAAGAAACAGTtctagataataaaaaaacaattaaacAAATTGTATGGTGTGGTGATGATTGTCTAGCGGTTTATATACCCATGATTACCCCTTCCAATTATATACAacatatgttatttattgGTGGGCCACAAAATCAATGGATACCTTATCAGTATAGacatgatttatttttaattggaGATTTATATGGAGTGAAAATTATAAGTAAAGAacattttgaatatattagTAGAATTAGGAAATctacatttaatatttttagtaTTGGAAGTTGTACACCTTCTGctatgttattttattcttatgagaaatataaaaatggaaatatatGTCTCGATGATGAAATTAGagcatttaataataatttacataTTGCCATTGAAGAATGCCTAAATGCCGCAACTCAtgaatatgatgataatatcataaacttattattaaaaacatGTTTATTTGGAAAAAACTTTATGAAAACAAACTAtgattcaaaaaaatatttattgtgttgtttatttttaaggATATGTATGAACGTTAGAAAACCTCCACTGGATATTTTCATTACTGCTGCAGAACTTCAATATATTACTATACCAACATTTGTTCATTATCTAgctaaaagaaaagaatattttttagcCTACCGAATATGTGAATACGCTGGTATTAAAactgataatatattaattgaatggtgtaaagaaaaaatagaaaaatcaATCGAATTAACAGATGAACAATTATGTAGTGCTATAACGGAAAAAATcggaaataagaaaaatatggattattcttttattgCTTTTATGGCAGCTAAATGTTTAAGACCACAGTTAGCTACtgtaataatacaatatgaagaaaataaaaagaaacaaattgACATGTTACTTAAATTGGCTAATTATAGATTAGCTATTGAAAAAGCTATTCTTTCGAAAGATATCGAATtggtatatatgtgtattgttaatattttaaatcaaGAAAAGTTAAATGCAAATGGTGAGAAGGAATTAAACACCTTATTGCATGTCCtgaatagtaataataatatgggtaatatgaatagtaataataataatttgaataataataataataataataacaataataataataataataataataatagtaataatagtaatagtattAGTATGCATGCATCAAATTGCTTTTATGTTTATTGTAAAAAAACCAAACAATATAATTTACTTAAagaattttatgaaaaaaatgggCAACATTCGCAAGCTGCTTTTGTAACACTCGATTTAGcattttccaaaaaaaacACAGAACAGAAAAAAACATGGCTAGCATATTCAGCTGGTTTTTTAACTACTGATCAAATGAATAGTCATATAAAATTTGTTCATACTTCCATTATGAACAatattgatttattaaattatcaaaaagaattagaaatgaagtataataaaaaattagttGCAGGGTACCCACATAAAATTCAGGGATTATCATTAATGAAGACAGTTGAATATACTTTATCAATAGGTGAATTTCTAGATGCCgataatattttcaaaaagtTTAAAATTTCAGAACCCAAGTTTTGGAGATGtaaaatacatacattagctaaaaataaatattttgatgaattatataattttgctAATTATAGAGTATCACCAATAGGAATGGATTATTTCATTGAATGTGTTCATGAATATGGTTCCAAACAATTAACTGTTAAattaattgaaaaaaataaagatttaAATTCACAGTATAAATGGTAtacaaaattaaatatgaaaaaagaagCTGAAGAAGTATTAAAACAATTGAATTCGCAAAAAATAACAAGTTCTATATTTCAAACGATTACGGATGCCATATCAAACataagataa
- a CDS encoding ATP-dependent zinc metalloprotease FTSH 1 gives MSSKYDNQSFLSTGSDKYGEQENSVLLHDEEDEYINENKKKRNERDKKFRYYENFFNRRRSKKWNYFIIFFLGVCLGFAIWPFFMTIITYRLFYKDNFNNTNYRTNNSSTSLKSYGNEKNKKSDNNGKVPMKDQSPNKVSPHFKPIRFEEIAGIDESKLELLEVVDFIKNREKYHEMGARMPKGVLLVGPPGSGKTMLARAVATEANVPYIYTSGPEFIEIYVGQGAKRIRQLFAHARSVAPSIVFIDEIDAIGGKRSSGSVNGAGQREHDQTLNQLLVEMDGFSNTVHIMVIGATNRIDTLDSALLRPGRFDRIVYVPLPDINGRKKILEIYIKKIKSDLKLEDIEKIARLTPGFSGADLENVVNEATILATRNNKSLVTINELYEARDKVSMGPERKSLRQSDHQRRITAYHEAGHAIVAYFLQPKTDPIHKATIISRGNALGYVEQIPVDDRHNYFKSQMEAKLAVCMGGRTAEEIVFGKSETSSGASSDISRATEIAYKMVTEWGMSDKLGPLNYKKRMGDGYSSNRLSAQTVSSIEVEVKSLVEKGKSLSEEILRRHRKELDNLAFALLDKETLSGEEIKNIIDPNNSKNYSGKVEMLKNDTKKNEKKSNSVSKNKSTISEDYDKNQNNVEQNYQSHDHTLVKNEENLNNMKNDIDDNNTRDGQVNSDSFVKRKEVTDQDINGKELSEMDNKEIKENKKLDGEELNKIIIDNDKMGDMKKNIKEVIKKMKKKQSKGSYKTYKNVLKSVSEHKELKTQKKADENKIVADNNEKSSNNSLDKNNTQGSIDEKGYKNNNNNNNNMVKNINELFEENFPEYKKYDNENNDFVKTKENYFDNFNEVIDISHIKNVDEMKKFNIFEHNLNKLFLFDIFKSD, from the coding sequence atgagtTCGAAGTATGACAATCAGAGTTTTCTGTCAACAGGATCAGATAAATATGGTGAACAAGAAAATTCTGTTTTATTGCATGATGAGgaagatgaatatataaatgagaaTAAAAAGAAGAGAAATGAACGTGATAAGAAATTTCgatattatgaaaatttttttaatagaaGGAGAAGTAAAAAGTGGaattatttcataatattttttttaggtGTATGTTTAGGTTTTGCCATATGGCCATTTTTTATGACTATAATAACGTAtagattattttataaagataattttaataatacaaattatCGAACAAATAATTCTTCCACTTCTTTGAAATCTTATGgaaatgagaaaaataagAAGAGTGATAACAATGGAAAAGTACCCATGAAAGATCAATCTCCAAATAAAGTATCTCCACATTTTAAACCTATACGATTTGAAGAAATAGCAGGAATAGATGAATCTAAATTAGAATTATTAGAAGTAGttgattttataaaaaatagagAAAAGTATCATGAAATGGGTGCTAGAATGCCAAAGGGTGTTTTATTAGTTGGACCTCCGGGTTCAGGAAAAACCATGTTAGCTAGAGCTGTAGCAACTGAAGCTAATGttccatatatttatacttcTGGACCAGaatttatagaaatatatgtaGGTCAAGGGGCTAAAAGAATACGGCAGTTATTTGCTCATGCAAGATCAGTTGCTCCATCCATTGTATTTATTGATGAAATTGATGCAATTGGTGGAAAGAGAAGTTCAGGATCTGTTAACGGTGCAGGTCAAAGAGAACATGATCAAACATTAAATCAATTGTTAGTTGAAATGGATGGATTTAGTAATACTGTACATATTATGGTTATAGGTGCGACAAACAGAATTGATACCTTAGACAGTGCTTTATTACGACCAGGTAGATTTGATAGGATCGTTTATGTACCATTACCCGATATTAATGgaagaaagaaaattttagaaatatatattaaaaaaattaagagtGATTTAAAATTAGAAGATATTGAAAAGATAGCAAGATTAACACCTGGGTTTTCTGGTGCAGATTTAGAAAATGTTGTAAATGAGGCTACTATTTTAGCtacaagaaataataaaagtttaGTTACAATTAATGAATTATATGAAGCCAGAGATAAAGTTTCTATGGGCCCAGAAAGAAAATCATTAAGACAATCAGACCATCAAAGAAGGATAACAGCTTATCATGAAGCTGGTCATGCTATCGTTGCATATTTTCTTCAACCTAAAACAGATCCAATACATAAGGCTACAATTATTTCAAGAGGTAATGCTCTTGGATATGTTGAACAAATTCCAGTTGATGATagacataattattttaagagTCAAATGGAAGCAAAATTAGCTGTTTGTATGGGAGGTAGAACAGCTGAAGAAATTGTTTTTGGTAAATCAGAAACTAGTAGTGGTGCTTCAAGTGATATATCTAGAGCTACCGAAATTGCTTATAAAATGGTAACGGAATGGGGTATGTCTGATAAATTAGGAccattaaattataaaaaaagaatgggAGATGGTTATTCGTCCAATCGATTATCTGCTCAAACTGTTTCATCTATAGAAGTCGAAGTAAAGTCCTTAgtagaaaaaggaaaaagctTATCAgaagaaatattaagaaGACATAGAAAAGAATTAGATAATTTAGCTTTTGCATTATTAGATAAAGAAACCTTATCCGGAGAAGAgatcaaaaatattattgatCCAAATAATTCCAAAAATTATTCAGGTAAGGTagaaatgttaaaaaatgatacaaagaaaaatgagaaaaagaGTAACAGTGtatctaaaaataaaagcaCCATTTCTGAGGATTATGacaaaaatcaaaataatgtGGAACAAAATTACCAATCACATGATCATACCTTagttaaaaatgaagaaaatttgaataatatgaaaaatgataTTGATGACAATAATACGAGAGATGGTCAAGTAAATTCAGACTCATttgtaaaaagaaaagaagtaACGGATCAGGATATAAATGGAAAAGAATTAAGTGAGATGGATAATAAAgagataaaagaaaataaaaagttagATGGAGaggaattaaataaaattattattgatAACGATAAAATGGGTGatatgaaaaagaatataaaagaagttattaaaaaaatgaaaaaaaaacaatctAAAGGTTCTTACAagacatataaaaatgtattgaAATCTGTAAGTGAACACAAGGAATTGAAAACTCAGAAGAAAGcggatgaaaataaaatcgTGGCTGATAATAATGAGAAGTCATCTAATAATAGCttggataaaaataatacacaaGGTTCAATAGATGAAAAgggatataaaaataataataataataataataatatggtgAAAAATATCAATGAATTGTTTGAAGAGAATTTTCCtgaatataagaaatatgataatgaaaataacgATTTTGTAAAAACCAAAGAAAATTACTTTGACAATTTTAATGAAGTAATAGATATAtctcatataaaaaatgttgatgaaatgaaaaagtttaatatatttgaacataacttaaataaattatttttatttgacaTATTTAAAAGCGACTAG
- a CDS encoding 3-hydroxyisobutyryl-coenzyme A hydrolase, putative, whose amino-acid sequence MLKFNCIPYKNIGTFHDALKQHNIKFEKRNNFIFFHAFSSLRKYKSQHSEKNNILNKLFFFKKEYKSYFHKLSNNLFLSSKRKNEVIFHKMDKTNKNVQMIKHNIITSQRRENGMEQYTAIDGKTKVNNNNNNDNSNNNNDNSNNNKNNNNDMKANIHHDMDKVKNNMIDLELSELWTKKSLIVNFQNNICEIILNRPEKLNAINKDMINALLNIIKSLDNDERCFMVIIRSTNSNCFSSGSDVKYVVENKEQGIQHLKQLYLYINYISQMKKNLLCIWNGYVMGGGLGISIYSKYKVINKNAIFAMPENKIGFFPDIGCCYFFRKYFGRNIGLHLGLTSLRLNEVDLINFNVCNNYIENVDTFMDNLNNIKATNQEDFNKKLNNLLTNKYVSKMSYNKSNNPVLTDELINNINTYYSSANTLEDLITKLKKDNNDFCKKLLSDIYSNCYFSCMFWFSYYLYNYEKSLEEVLNNDFKITQYFLFHKNSFERGVTEVLVKKNKNFQWSKDEETNNADFEDIDDILMNKNLLSIKEEFTNMSE is encoded by the coding sequence ATGTTAAAGTTTAATTGCATaccttataaaaatataggaaCCTTTCATGATGCCCTTAAGCagcataatataaaatttgaaaaaagaaacaattttattttttttcatgctTTTTCATCTTTACGTAAATATAAATCACAACATTctgaaaagaataatattttgaataaattatttttttttaaaaaagaatacaaAAGTTACTTCCACAAACTTTCCAATAATTTGTTCTTGTCTAGTAAGAGAAAAAATGAAgtaatatttcataaaatgGATAAGACGAATAAAAATGTTCAAATGAttaaacataatattataactaGCCAAAGAAGAGAAAATGGGATGGAACAATATACTGCTATAGATGGTAAAACCAAAgtaaacaacaacaataataatgataatagtaataacaataatgataatagtaataacaataaaaataataataatgatatgaaaGCAAATATTCATCATGATATGgataaagtaaaaaataatatgatcgATTTAGAACTATCAGAATTATGGACTAAAAAATCATTAATTGTtaattttcaaaataatatatgtgaaataattttaaataggCCCGAAAAATTAAATGCAATAAATAAGGATATGATAAATgcattattaaatataataaaaagtttaGATAATGATGAAAGATGTTTTATGGTAATAATTCGAAGTACTAACAGCAACTGTTTTTCATCAGGCTCAGATGTAAAATATGTTGTtgaaaataaagaacaaGGTATACAACATTTAAAACAgctatatttgtatattaattatatatcccaaatgaaaaaaaatttactaTGTATATGGAATGGATATGTTATGGGAGGTGGTCTAGGAATTTCtatttattcaaaatataaagtaataaataaaaacgcTATATTTGCCATGcctgaaaataaaataggtTTTTTCCCTGATATTGGATGTTGTTATTTTTTCAGAAAATATTTTGGAAGAAATATAGGTTTACATTTAGGTTTAACATCATTAAGATTAAATGAGGTGGATTTGATTAATTTTAATGtgtgtaataattatattgaaaATGTTGATACTTTTATGGataatttgaataatataaaagcaACAAATCAAGAAGATTTCAATaagaaattaaataatttattaacaaataaatatgtttcaAAAATGTCTTATAATAAGTCTAATAATCCAGTCTTAACAGATGagttaattaataatattaatacatattatagtAGTGCAAATACCTTGGAAGATTTAATAaccaaattaaaaaaagataacaACGATTTCTGTAAAAAGTTATTATCTGATATTTATTCTAATTGCTATTTTAGTTGTATGTTCTggttttcttattatttatataattatgaaaaatcaTTAGAAGAggtattaaataatgatttCAAAATTACTCAATATTTTCTGTTTCATAAAAATTCTTTTGAAAGGGGTGTAACAGAAGTATtggtgaaaaaaaataaaaactttCAATGGAGCAAAGACGAAGAAACAAATAATGCCGACTTTGAAGATATTGACGATATTTTGATGAACAAAAATTTGTTGTCAATAAAGGAAGAGTTTACAAATATGagtgaataa